The following proteins come from a genomic window of Mycolicibacterium rufum:
- the scnC gene encoding thiocyanate hydrolase subunit gamma, which translates to MSHDHDHDHDHDHDHDRTVKPMVDEITDFEVLEIALRELCIEKGIFTAEEHRRFTEFAEQIGPTPAARLVARAWLDADFKRLALAEPMTASKEVGVDWMEPTGFGTPSDFTAFEILEDTPTVHHVIVCALCSCYPRPILGNSPEWYRTPNYRRRLVRWPRQVLAEFGLYLPDDIEVRVQDSNQKHRFMVMPMRPDGTDGWTEDQLAEIITRDCLIGVALPKPGVTTNVITDTRPALHPMGD; encoded by the coding sequence ATGTCCCACGACCACGACCACGACCACGACCACGACCACGACCACGACCGGACGGTGAAGCCGATGGTCGACGAGATCACCGACTTCGAGGTCCTCGAGATCGCACTGCGCGAGCTGTGCATCGAGAAGGGCATCTTCACCGCCGAGGAGCACCGGCGGTTCACCGAATTCGCCGAACAGATCGGCCCAACCCCCGCAGCCCGCCTGGTGGCGCGGGCGTGGCTCGATGCCGACTTCAAACGCCTCGCGCTCGCCGAACCGATGACGGCGAGCAAGGAGGTCGGGGTCGACTGGATGGAGCCGACGGGATTTGGAACACCCAGCGATTTCACGGCTTTCGAGATTCTCGAGGACACACCCACCGTCCACCACGTGATCGTGTGTGCGCTGTGCTCCTGTTACCCCCGGCCGATCCTCGGCAACTCGCCCGAGTGGTATCGCACGCCGAACTACCGTCGGCGCCTGGTGCGCTGGCCACGGCAGGTGCTCGCCGAGTTCGGGCTGTACCTTCCCGACGACATCGAGGTGCGGGTGCAGGACTCCAACCAGAAGCACCGTTTCATGGTGATGCCGATGCGCCCGGACGGCACCGACGGCTGGACGGAAGATCAACTGGCCGAGATCATCACGCGCGACTGCCTGATCGGGGTGGCGCTGCCCAAGCCGGGCGTCACGACGAACGTGATCACCGACACCCGGCCGGCCCTGCACCCGATGGGCGACTGA